The DNA window GATGAACTTGAGCCGCCCTACAAGGAAGCGCTGATCGACCTCAATCCCAATTGGGGCGAAATATCAACATGGCGGATCATCGAGCGCGAGGCCTCGCCGATTACGGCGAGTTACTATCTTGCCGCGGTCGATATGGGCTACGGCGAAGACGGCAGCGTCCAATTTCAGGACGAAAATCGTAGAATTTATCTGCCATTGTTCGGGCGGACGCTCGTTCTGAGCATCTCGATCACACTGACGACATTGGCGCTTGGATTCCCTATCGCCTATCTGCTGGCAACGTTGCCGATGCGATACTCGAATCTACTGATGATCTTCGTGCTGCTGCCGTTCTGGACGTCGCTGCTGGTGCGAACGTCAGCCTGGATCGTGTTGCTTCAGCAACAGGGCGTCATCAACGAGATACTGGTTTCACTGGGTTTGCTGTCTGACGATAACCGCGTTCAAATGGTTTATAATGCGACAGGGACGGTCATTGCGATGACGCATATCCTGTTGCCGTTCATGGTGTTGCCGCTCTACAGCGTCATGAAAACCATTCCGCCGAGCTATATGCGGGCTGCCTGTTCGCTGGGTGCCCATCCTTTCCTGGCCTATTGGCGGGTCTATGTGCCGCAGACCGTGCCCGGTATCGCGGCGGGGGCCATTCTCGTCTTCATTATCTCCATCGGCTATTACATCACCCCGGCCCTGGTCGGCGGACAATCGGGGCAGTTGATCTCGAACCTGATCGCCCACCACATGCAGTCATCCCTGAACTGGGGGCTTGCAGCGGCGTTGGGCTCGATCCTCCTGGCCGGCGTCCTGATCCTTTACTGGCTCTTCAACCGGCTCGTCGGTGTGGAAAAGCTGAAATTCGGTTGAGCGAGAGAATAGGAACAACATCATGGCACTTCCGTCCTATACGTCGCCGATCGAACGGGTTTGGCATTATTCCTATCTCGTGATTTGCGGGCTGGTCTTCTTCTTCCTGATGATGCCGATCATCGTGATCATCCCGCTGTCCTTCAATGCCGAGCCGTATTTCACCTATACCCGCGAGATGCTCACGCTGAACCCGGAAGGATACTCTCTGCGGTGGTATCAGGACTTCTTCGGCAGCGAGCGCTGGATGTCCTCCATCAGGAACTCTCTGATCATCGGCGTTGCATCGACATTCATAGCGACGACGTTGGGAACCATTGCCGCGCTGGGCCTGTCGCGCAGCCACATGCCCTATCGTGGCCTGCTGATGGGTGTCCTGATTTCACCGATGATCGTTCCGCTGATCATCTCGGCGGCTGGCATGTTCTTTTTCTATTCATCGGTCGGTCTGGCTCAGAGCTTTCTTGGCGTCATTCTCGCCCACGCCGCATTGGGGACGCCATTCGTCGTAATCACGGTGACGGCGACATTGTCCGGCTTCGATCAGAGCCTGATCCGGGCATCGGCCAGCCTTGGCGCAAATCAGACAACGACGTTCTTCAAGATCATCCTCCCCTTGATAACGCCCGGCGTGATCAGCGGTGCCCTGTTCGCCTTTATCACATCCTTTGACGAAATCGTTGTCGTGCTCTTTGTTGCAGGTGTCGAGCAGCGAACGATCCCCCGCGAGATGTGGTCTGGTATTCGGGAGTCGATCAGCCCGACGATCCTGGCCGTTGCAACATTGCTGGTGCTGATCTCGGTGCTGCTGTTGACCACCCTTGAACTGCTGCGCCGCCGGAACGAACGTATTCGCGGCATCCGTCCGACCTGAGGAAGTCTGACGCAGGGCAAATGCGCGGTGCCGGGCAACAACGGCGCCGCGTTGCCAAATGAGGGTGGCGCTATGCCCGCGCAGTTACAATTCAGGAAGCTCCGATTTCAGTTCGTGACACCAGGCCCTCGAATACGCGTCAAGGTCGATCAGGGGCAGGGGTGACACTGGCGATTGGTCGGCATCAGATTTCCCCGCATTCATGATCAGGGTTGCCACCCCCGCCGCCGTGCCTACGCCTGGAACCGCTGGAATGACACGTCGGTCTGGAAACAGGGCAGCCACAATTCCACAATAGAGTCCGTTGCGTGCGAACGGTCCGTCAACGACGATGTCGCCCCGACCGTCGACCAGTTCAATGCAGGTTCGGGTCATCGACGCGCAATAAAGGGCGGCGAGGGCCGTCCGTCCGGCATCGGAGTCCGGCGGATTGGCGATCCGTCCTTTGGCATGCGGAAACGGGCCGCTGTGCCCGGCCAGGCTCGGCAGCGCCATGGTTCCGGAATCAATGAGAGTCTGAATGTCCTGGATGGTGGCGGCGACATCCTTGGTCGGGGAGATCGCGGCGTATTCCCGGCCCCCCATGAACCGGGCGCATGGCACGGGCTTGCCGTTGACATCGACATTGGCGAGCGTATCGCGCTTCGGGTCCAGGGGCGGCGGTTCGCCCGATTCCATGCCCGACATGGTAATGATCCAGGTGCCGGTCGACAGCACCGTGAACGGCCGTGACCGGGTCGAAAGATAGCGCAGATAAGAGGCGTTGCTGTCGTGCAGGCCGTTCAGTACGCGGCAATCCGGCATCAGGCCGGTATGCCTGGCGATATCGGCGCCGATCGGCCCAAGGTCTGCTCCGGCCGGTTCGAAGGGCGGGAATAGCGCATCCCAACCCTCGGCCCGGGCCAGCGAGG is part of the Fodinicurvata sp. EGI_FJ10296 genome and encodes:
- a CDS encoding ABC transporter permease, yielding MTTVEHAENQVADGAAAPKLVTADGVPLKSSLKRAERRKKLAAFFLVTPLLLFIIVTFILPIASMLWRSVDNPALVTYLPNTVEAIETWDGDGLPDEAVYAAMVDDLIVGGENRTIGQVAVRLNYEMSGARSLFSGSARRADELEPPYKEALIDLNPNWGEISTWRIIEREASPITASYYLAAVDMGYGEDGSVQFQDENRRIYLPLFGRTLVLSISITLTTLALGFPIAYLLATLPMRYSNLLMIFVLLPFWTSLLVRTSAWIVLLQQQGVINEILVSLGLLSDDNRVQMVYNATGTVIAMTHILLPFMVLPLYSVMKTIPPSYMRAACSLGAHPFLAYWRVYVPQTVPGIAAGAILVFIISIGYYITPALVGGQSGQLISNLIAHHMQSSLNWGLAAALGSILLAGVLILYWLFNRLVGVEKLKFG
- a CDS encoding ABC transporter permease, whose amino-acid sequence is MALPSYTSPIERVWHYSYLVICGLVFFFLMMPIIVIIPLSFNAEPYFTYTREMLTLNPEGYSLRWYQDFFGSERWMSSIRNSLIIGVASTFIATTLGTIAALGLSRSHMPYRGLLMGVLISPMIVPLIISAAGMFFFYSSVGLAQSFLGVILAHAALGTPFVVITVTATLSGFDQSLIRASASLGANQTTTFFKIILPLITPGVISGALFAFITSFDEIVVVLFVAGVEQRTIPREMWSGIRESISPTILAVATLLVLISVLLLTTLELLRRRNERIRGIRPT